In Deferribacter desulfuricans SSM1, the following are encoded in one genomic region:
- a CDS encoding ABC transporter ATP-binding protein: protein MLKIENLKVKRDSFSLCINYLEIGDKEYFVLLGETGSGKTTLLETIAGFHKTVSGKIFHNEKDITFLPPEKRGVGFVYQDYALFPNLNVKENILFSTKYKKNKTDNRFKELVNFLKLENLVNKNINTLSGGEKQRVALARALMSEPKILLLDEPLSAIDPTFRYEIMDYLKKIIPLYGITIIHVTHNFREAAYLANRIAIIKSGKIIETGDVKTILNRPKHIETAKFLGFKNILPLSLIGEKNKSFFTVDPTEININYENSNNKIKIEGLIKDIVYFVDHKKIYVDCDGIMVMIKKGNSYNEKGLKVGDKVTLSFDSKKISILRDLDEK, encoded by the coding sequence ATGCTAAAAATAGAAAATCTAAAAGTAAAAAGAGATAGCTTTAGCTTATGTATCAACTATTTAGAAATAGGTGATAAAGAATATTTTGTTTTATTGGGTGAAACTGGTAGTGGCAAAACTACTCTTTTAGAAACTATTGCAGGTTTTCATAAAACAGTTTCAGGAAAAATTTTTCATAATGAAAAAGATATTACCTTTTTACCACCTGAGAAAAGAGGGGTAGGCTTTGTTTATCAAGATTACGCACTTTTTCCAAACTTAAATGTAAAGGAAAATATTTTATTTTCCACAAAATACAAAAAGAATAAAACTGATAACAGGTTTAAAGAGCTAGTTAATTTTCTAAAATTAGAAAACTTAGTAAACAAGAATATTAATACCTTAAGTGGTGGGGAAAAGCAGAGAGTAGCTTTGGCAAGGGCTTTGATGTCAGAGCCTAAAATTTTACTGTTAGATGAACCTTTAAGCGCTATAGATCCAACATTTCGTTATGAAATAATGGATTACTTAAAAAAGATTATCCCTCTATATGGTATAACAATCATACATGTTACACACAATTTTAGAGAGGCAGCTTATCTTGCAAATAGAATAGCTATAATTAAAAGTGGCAAGATTATTGAAACAGGTGATGTAAAAACTATCTTAAATAGACCAAAGCATATAGAAACAGCAAAGTTTTTAGGATTTAAAAATATCTTGCCGCTAAGTTTGATTGGAGAAAAAAATAAATCATTCTTTACTGTTGACCCAACAGAGATAAATATCAATTATGAAAACAGTAATAATAAAATAAAAATAGAAGGTTTAATTAAAGATATTGTTTATTTTGTTGATCATAAAAAAATTTATGTGGATTGTGATGGTATAATGGTGATGATTAAAAAGGGTAATTCTTATAATGAAAAAGGGTTAAAGGTAGGCGATAAAGTAACTTTGAGTTTTGATAGTAAAAAAATCTCAATATTGAGAGATTTAGATGAAAAATAG
- the mutS gene encoding DNA mismatch repair protein MutS, with protein MVSKEAKLTPMMKQYYEVKEKYPDCIIFFRMGDFYEMFDDDAIDASKILGIALTSRNKNDDNPIPMCGVPYHSYQTYLDKLISAGKKVAICEQLEDPATAKGIVKRGVIRVVTPATVIEEESIKSADFNFLLSFYYTNNTYFIALIDTSTGDLFISETKNIFSVIDKWDPKEIIGNKDLNIKNVNFQLLNYSTFEKTVKMTIFDHFNIQSFTSIGIDNTNNAIPIYFALKYLDSLLLDVTLKKPVYLNLNDELYLDSIAVNTLELVKNQRDGSVKNTLFQVLNFCKTALGERLLKFTLLRPLRDLNKIKYRQNVVEAFIFDQELKNNIQNLLKNVYDIERIASRLSAKRANARDLVWLKNSIKVLPEIKAYLINSNDPILKEFGEQFDNLEDIYELIDKSIVDDPPLQITAGGIIKTGFNNHIDELKKVKDDSTTLLARIEQKEREKTGITNLKVKYNKVFGYYIEVSKSHLSKVPDYFIRKQTLVNAERFITDELKELEVKILEAESKLTELEYQQFIEIREKVEKEIERIRSQANKIALLDMLLSFSEAAIRYEYTKPHINDSNEIKIIEGRHPVIEQTMNEPFVPNDIFINTEKDRLLIITGPNMAGKSTYLRMTALITILAHTGSFVPAKEANIGLVDRIFTRIGASDNLAKGESTFMVEMVETANILNNATEKSLIILDEIGRGTSTYDGLSIAWAVAEYISKYIKAKTLFATHYHELTDIALTTYGVKNYTIEVREWNDEVIFLRKIIPGSADRSYGIHVAKLAGLPEEVINRANEILATLEKNEFSIDGSPKLAKKSEVVIREPVLIFEDHPVIEELRNIDINNMTPLEALNTLAKLKGMLEDA; from the coding sequence ATGGTATCAAAAGAAGCAAAATTAACCCCCATGATGAAACAATATTATGAGGTAAAAGAAAAATACCCTGACTGTATAATTTTCTTTAGAATGGGGGATTTTTATGAGATGTTTGATGATGATGCCATTGATGCATCAAAAATACTTGGTATTGCACTAACATCTAGAAATAAAAATGATGATAACCCTATCCCCATGTGTGGCGTGCCATACCACTCTTATCAGACCTATCTTGACAAACTCATATCTGCTGGGAAAAAAGTAGCAATCTGCGAACAGCTTGAAGACCCAGCTACAGCTAAAGGTATTGTAAAAAGAGGAGTTATAAGAGTTGTTACACCTGCAACAGTAATAGAAGAAGAGTCCATAAAAAGTGCTGACTTTAATTTTCTTTTATCGTTTTACTATACAAACAATACATATTTTATAGCACTAATTGATACTTCTACAGGAGACCTTTTCATATCTGAAACAAAAAATATCTTCTCAGTGATTGATAAATGGGATCCAAAAGAGATTATAGGAAATAAAGACTTGAATATAAAAAATGTAAATTTTCAGCTTTTAAACTACTCCACTTTTGAAAAAACCGTTAAAATGACAATTTTTGACCATTTTAATATACAAAGTTTTACTTCCATAGGCATAGACAACACAAATAACGCTATACCGATCTATTTTGCATTAAAGTATCTTGACTCACTCCTACTTGATGTCACCTTAAAAAAACCTGTTTATCTCAATCTAAACGATGAGCTATATTTGGATTCAATCGCTGTAAATACGCTTGAATTAGTAAAAAATCAAAGAGATGGCTCAGTTAAAAACACACTATTTCAAGTTTTAAACTTTTGTAAAACTGCTCTTGGAGAAAGATTATTAAAATTCACACTTTTAAGACCTTTGCGTGATTTAAACAAAATCAAATACAGACAAAATGTCGTTGAAGCATTTATCTTTGATCAAGAGTTAAAAAACAACATTCAAAATCTTTTGAAAAATGTATATGATATAGAAAGAATTGCATCTAGACTTTCTGCAAAAAGAGCAAATGCTAGAGATCTTGTCTGGTTAAAAAATTCCATAAAGGTACTACCAGAAATAAAAGCTTATCTTATAAATTCTAACGATCCTATTTTGAAAGAGTTTGGTGAACAGTTTGATAATTTAGAGGATATTTATGAACTAATTGATAAATCTATTGTAGATGACCCACCTTTGCAAATAACGGCTGGTGGTATTATTAAAACTGGTTTTAATAACCATATAGATGAGCTCAAAAAAGTAAAAGATGACAGCACAACACTGTTAGCAAGAATAGAGCAAAAAGAGCGTGAAAAGACTGGAATTACAAATTTAAAGGTCAAATACAACAAAGTATTTGGATATTATATTGAAGTATCAAAATCTCATTTATCAAAAGTACCTGATTATTTCATCAGGAAACAAACCCTCGTAAATGCAGAAAGATTCATAACTGATGAGCTAAAAGAGCTCGAAGTAAAAATTTTAGAAGCGGAATCGAAGCTCACAGAACTTGAATATCAACAATTTATCGAAATAAGAGAAAAAGTTGAAAAAGAGATAGAAAGAATAAGAAGTCAGGCTAATAAGATTGCACTACTTGATATGTTGTTATCCTTTTCAGAAGCAGCTATAAGATACGAATACACCAAACCACATATTAATGATAGCAATGAAATAAAAATCATAGAAGGCAGGCACCCTGTAATTGAGCAAACAATGAATGAACCATTTGTACCAAATGACATATTTATAAATACCGAAAAGGATAGATTACTTATTATTACTGGCCCAAATATGGCTGGTAAAAGTACATATTTACGTATGACTGCTCTAATTACAATACTTGCACACACAGGATCATTTGTCCCAGCAAAAGAAGCTAATATAGGGTTAGTGGATAGGATTTTTACAAGGATTGGTGCTAGCGACAACCTTGCAAAAGGGGAATCCACTTTTATGGTAGAAATGGTGGAAACCGCAAATATTTTAAACAATGCCACTGAAAAGTCACTTATAATCTTGGATGAAATAGGAAGAGGGACATCTACTTATGATGGTCTATCAATTGCCTGGGCTGTAGCTGAATACATCTCAAAATATATAAAAGCAAAAACACTTTTTGCCACACACTATCACGAGCTAACAGATATTGCATTAACCACTTACGGTGTAAAAAATTACACAATAGAGGTTAGAGAGTGGAACGATGAAGTTATTTTTCTAAGAAAAATAATTCCAGGCTCTGCTGATAGAAGCTATGGAATTCATGTGGCAAAATTAGCTGGCCTTCCCGAAGAAGTTATAAATCGAGCAAATGAAATATTAGCCACATTGGAAAAAAATGAATTTTCTATAGACGGTTCCCCAAAACTTGCCAAAAAAAGTGAAGTGGTTATTAGAGAACCTGTGCTAATCTTTGAAGATCATCCTGTTATTGAAGAGCTAAGAAATATAGATATCAATAATATGACACCACTTGAAGCATTAAATACACTTGCAAAACTAAAAGGGATGCTAGAAGATGCATAA
- a CDS encoding ADP-ribosylglycohydrolase family protein has product MSDFKEHCDKVSDCMQKTETQSVFNELEKTKKDKIAGMIAGNIIGDMLGITQEGCFPTIKPYPPIKLEGEYQKNIIGGGHLNLNAGDWSDDTSMLIALATSLDEKRVVDENSERKHYLKWFYNGEYSSTNTAIGIGKTTYKALKTGKPQKDRLSNGNGALMRSSIITAYYLDKTDKELIEDSAKSASVTHGHPIALFTNSIYNLLLKYLILNYPLEEALEKVKNTFYDIIEDINPIFEEPDIYTTTPYCVTTLQTAIWLNMESKNFEEAVLKAINIGGDTDTIGAVTGAIAGAIYGFESIPKRFKKYLFKPPLTKYTSIMKFFIV; this is encoded by the coding sequence ATGAGTGATTTCAAAGAGCATTGTGATAAAGTATCAGATTGTATGCAAAAAACAGAAACTCAGTCAGTCTTTAACGAGCTTGAAAAAACAAAGAAAGACAAAATTGCTGGGATGATAGCTGGAAATATAATTGGGGATATGCTTGGAATTACGCAAGAAGGGTGTTTCCCTACAATAAAACCATACCCTCCCATAAAATTAGAAGGGGAATATCAAAAAAATATCATAGGTGGTGGTCATCTAAATTTAAATGCAGGTGATTGGAGTGATGACACATCTATGCTAATAGCTCTTGCCACATCCTTAGATGAAAAAAGGGTTGTGGATGAAAACAGTGAAAGGAAGCATTATCTCAAATGGTTTTATAATGGTGAATATTCTTCTACAAATACAGCAATTGGGATTGGTAAAACCACTTATAAAGCATTAAAAACTGGAAAACCTCAAAAAGATAGATTATCAAATGGCAATGGTGCTTTAATGCGCTCAAGTATCATTACAGCTTATTATCTTGATAAAACCGATAAAGAGTTAATAGAAGATTCAGCAAAGTCTGCTTCTGTAACCCATGGACATCCAATAGCGCTATTTACAAACAGTATATATAACCTTTTATTAAAATATCTCATTTTAAATTACCCACTTGAAGAAGCTTTAGAAAAAGTAAAAAATACATTTTACGATATAATAGAAGATATAAACCCAATCTTTGAAGAACCTGATATTTATACAACAACCCCCTATTGCGTAACAACATTACAAACTGCTATCTGGCTAAATATGGAATCAAAAAATTTTGAAGAAGCTGTTTTAAAAGCAATAAATATTGGAGGAGATACTGACACAATCGGTGCAGTAACAGGAGCAATTGCTGGAGCAATTTACGGTTTTGAATCAATCCCAAAAAGGTTTAAAAAATACCTGTTTAAACCTCCACTTACAAAATACACATCAATTATGAAATTTTTTATTGTTTAA
- the rlmB gene encoding 23S rRNA (guanosine(2251)-2'-O)-methyltransferase RlmB — protein MIIYGKNPVKEALKSKKVRKVFFREQKIFDVGNTPFEIVSKSEFDKKFSKHAQSVAAEVDFRYYDFDEVYEDIVLEENVAVLDKIQDPQNFGAIVRAGHCFGINYFIIPKHGSSSVTPAVFKASAGSIIYSKIVKVTNIAKTLDKLLDAGFFITAADINGKKELSEIKTTKRNCIILGSEGEGIRSNVLKRAHITFKIEMTGKIDSLNVSQSAAITFYHFFKG, from the coding sequence ATGATAATTTATGGTAAAAACCCGGTAAAAGAAGCTTTAAAAAGTAAAAAGGTTAGAAAGGTTTTTTTCAGAGAACAGAAAATATTTGATGTAGGTAATACCCCTTTTGAAATAGTAAGCAAATCAGAATTTGATAAAAAGTTTTCTAAACATGCTCAATCGGTAGCTGCTGAAGTCGATTTTAGGTATTACGATTTTGATGAGGTTTATGAAGATATTGTATTAGAAGAAAATGTAGCAGTTCTCGATAAAATTCAGGATCCGCAAAATTTTGGGGCAATTGTTAGAGCAGGGCACTGCTTTGGTATCAACTATTTCATAATACCAAAACATGGTAGCTCTTCTGTAACCCCTGCTGTTTTTAAGGCCAGTGCAGGAAGTATCATTTATTCAAAAATTGTAAAAGTGACAAATATTGCAAAAACACTTGATAAACTCCTTGATGCTGGTTTTTTCATTACAGCAGCTGATATAAATGGGAAAAAAGAGCTCTCAGAAATCAAAACAACCAAGAGAAACTGTATTATCTTAGGCTCAGAAGGGGAAGGAATTAGATCAAATGTTTTAAAAAGAGCGCACATAACTTTTAAAATAGAAATGACAGGGAAAATAGACTCATTAAATGTTTCACAATCAGCTGCAATCACTTTTTATCACTTTTTTAAAGGGTAA
- a CDS encoding ABC transporter permease, giving the protein MKNSFGKGLFIFLSGVIIFFLLFPILKLFYSNGLTNILQTLKDKEVIDSILLTFKVSLFATIFVFFTGVPLAYLIARNNFFGKSVVEAIIDLPTMIPHTAAGIAILLAFNSGFLKLQLIDSEIGIIFAMMFLSAPYLINGAKEGFKKVDVKYEYVARTLGANWFSAFLRVVLPNARRDIVNGMLMMWARGLGEFGAVVIIAYHPMVAPVLIYDRFNNFGLKYSAPVAAAMILLSIMIFLIIRYLNNKKFHN; this is encoded by the coding sequence ATGAAAAATAGTTTTGGAAAAGGTTTATTTATTTTTTTAAGTGGAGTGATTATATTTTTCTTACTCTTTCCCATTTTAAAACTTTTTTATTCAAATGGGCTTACAAATATTTTACAAACTTTGAAAGATAAAGAGGTTATCGATTCTATCCTACTAACATTCAAGGTTTCTTTATTTGCAACGATATTTGTATTTTTTACTGGGGTTCCTCTTGCATATTTGATTGCCAGAAACAACTTTTTTGGCAAATCAGTTGTAGAGGCAATAATAGATCTCCCCACAATGATACCACACACTGCAGCTGGAATTGCTATTTTGCTAGCTTTTAATAGCGGTTTTTTAAAACTACAGCTGATTGATAGTGAAATTGGAATTATATTTGCCATGATGTTTTTATCAGCCCCATATCTCATAAATGGAGCAAAAGAGGGTTTTAAAAAAGTGGATGTAAAGTATGAATATGTGGCCAGAACTCTTGGTGCAAACTGGTTTTCAGCCTTTTTAAGGGTGGTTTTACCAAATGCAAGAAGGGATATTGTCAATGGTATGCTAATGATGTGGGCAAGAGGGCTAGGTGAGTTTGGAGCTGTTGTAATTATTGCTTATCATCCAATGGTGGCTCCTGTACTGATTTATGATAGATTTAATAATTTTGGTCTTAAATATTCTGCACCTGTTGCAGCAGCTATGATTTTATTATCTATTATGATTTTTCTAATTATCAGATATTTAAACAATAAAAAATTTCATAATTGA